A single Muntiacus reevesi chromosome 9, mMunRee1.1, whole genome shotgun sequence DNA region contains:
- the LOC136175347 gene encoding olfactory receptor 4C3D-like — protein sequence MDVLRPPNNVTEFVLLGLTQNPHVQKILFIIFLFIFLFTVLANLLIVITISLSPALSAPMYFLLTYLALLDASFTSVTTPKLIVDLLHQRRTISWRGCMTQIFLEHFLAASEIIILTVMAYDRYVAICKPLHYTAVMRQGLCQLLVVVAWVGGVLHASVQILLTMDLTFCGPNVIDHFTCDFFSLLELACSDTYIPGMVVAANSGGMCLLIFSLLLISYIVILSSLKSHGSEGRRRALSTCGAHFTVVVLFFVPCMFTYTRPVATYPVDKWVTVFSAILSPMLNPIIYTVRNTEVKKAMRNLMKRRVV from the coding sequence ATGGATGTCCTCAGGCCTCCCAACAATGTGACAGAATTTGTTCTCctgggactcacacagaatccacaTGTGCAGAAAATACTCTTCATcatctttctgttcattttcctcttcaCTGTGCTGGCCAACCTGCTCAttgtcatcaccatctccctcagCCCTGCGCTTTCTGCTCCCATGTACTTCCTTCTCACTTATTTGGCCTTATTAGATGCCTCCTTCACATCTGTTACCACCCCCAAATTGATTGTTGACTTACTTCATCAAAGAAGAACCATCTCCTGGCGAGGATGCATGACTCAGATCTTTTTAGAACACTTCCTGGCAGCATCAGAGATCATCATCCTCACTGTCATGGCCtacgaccgctacgtggccatctgcaagcctctgcaCTACACGGCCGTCATGCGGCAGGGGCTCTGCCAGCTCCTGGTGGTGGTGGCCTGGGTCGGGGGGGTCCTGCATGCCTCAGTGCAGATCCTTCTCACCATGGACTTGACCTTCTGTGGTCCCAACGTCATTGACCACTTCACGTGTGATTTCTTCTCACTGTTGGAGCTTGCCTGCAGTGACACCTACATACCTGGAATGGTGGTGGCGGCCAACAGCGGGGGCATGTGCTTGCTCATTTTTTCCCTGCTGCTCATCTCCTACATAGTCATCTTGAGCTCCCTGAAATCCCATGGCTCTGAAGGACGGCGCAGAGCCCTCTCTACATGTGGCGCCCACTTTACAGTAGTGGTGCTCTTTTTTGTGCCTTGTATGTTCACCTACACGCGTCCTGTGGCCACTTACCCTGTGGACAAGTGGGTGACTGTGTTCTCTGCAATCCTCAGTCCCATGTTAAATCCTATCATTTACACAGTGAGAAACACAGAGGTGAAAAAAGCCATGAGGAATCTGATGAAGAGAAGAGTAGTGTAG
- the LOC136174313 gene encoding olfactory receptor 4C3D-like — translation MDVLRPPNNVTEFVLLGLTQNPHLQKILFVVFLFIFLFTVLANLLIVITISLSPTLSAPMYFFLTYLALLDASFISVSTPKMIIDLLFQRRTISWGGCQTQIFLEHFLGGSEIIVLMAMAYDRYVAICKPLHYTAVMRQGLCQLLVVVAWVGGVLHASVQILFTMDLTFCGPNVIDHFMCDFFSLLELACSDTYRLAVVVAANSGSMCLLIFVILVTSYIAILNSLKSHGSEGRQKAFSTCGSHFTVVVLFFGPCIFTYTRPVAIYPVDKWVTVFFVILCPMLNPIIYTVRNTEVKKAMRNLLKRRVT, via the coding sequence ATGGATGTCCTCAGGCCTCCTaacaatgtgactgaatttgttctcttgggactcacacagaatccacacctccaaaaaatactttttgttgtctttctgttcattttcctgTTTACTGTGCTGGCCAACCTGCTCATCgtcatcaccatctccctcagCCCCACACTTTCAgctcccatgtacttctttctcacttacttggCCTTATTAGATGCCTCCTTCATCTCTGTGAGCACGCCCAAAATGATCATTGACTTGCTGTTTCAGAGGAGAACCATCTCCTGGGGTGGCTGCCAGACTCAGATCTTTTTGGAGCACTTCCTGGGAGGATCAGAGATCATCGTCCTCATGGCCATGGCCtacgaccgctacgtggccatctgcaagcctctgcaCTACACGGCCGTCATGCGGCAGGGGCTCTGCCAGCTCCTGGTGGTGGTGGCCTGGGTCGGGGGGGTCCTGCATGCCTCAGTCCAGATCCTTTTCACCATGGACTTGACCTTCTGTGGTCCCAACGTCATCGACCACTTCATGTGTGATTTCTTCTCGCTGTTGGAGCTTGCCTGCAGCGACACCTACAGGCTGGCAGTGGTGGTGGCGGCCAACAGCGGGAGCATGTGCTTGCTCATTTTTGTCATCCTGGTCACCTCCTACATAGCCATCTTGAACTCCCTGAAATCCCATGGCTCTGAAGGACGGCAGAAAGCCTTCTCTACATGTGGCTCCCACTTTACAGTAGTGGTTCTCTTTTTTGGTCCTTGTATATTCACCTACACGCGTCCTGTGGCCATTTACCCTGTGGACAAGTGGGTGACTGTGTTCTTTGTAATCCTCTGTCCCATGTTAAATCCTATCATTTACACAGTGAGAAACACAGAAGTGAAAAAAGCTATGAGGAATCTGTTGAAGAGAAGAGTCACTTAG